One window from the genome of Gambusia affinis linkage group LG14, SWU_Gaff_1.0, whole genome shotgun sequence encodes:
- the heyl gene encoding hairy/enhancer-of-split related with YRPW motif-like protein → MKRPHDYSSPDSDTDELIDVGQEDSYCPVTGSMSPGSASQILARKKRRGIIEKRRRDRINHSLSELRRLVPSAFEKQGSSKLEKAEILQMTVDHLKLLHAMGGKGYFDARALAVDYRTLGFRECVGEVVRYLSSLEGESPDPIGARLVSHLSHCASELDPLLLQSPPASALPFPPWPWTSFPPIAPATTAPSSPSFPSSRRDLALLGSYPSSASLRLAPLAGCQQGAPPLLGPTALASIHRVASLPSSPALGHSRPNQPSPHSTNCASPLPLPTVSSSSPCSSSSTSSSSAPPQVSFRPFAPLGSPIAQRRSLSGASKAPQGWGTEIGAF, encoded by the exons atgaagagaccTCACGACTACAGCTCTCCAGACTCGGACACAGATGAGTTAATCGACGTGGGGCAAGAGGACAGCTACTG CCCCGTCACCGGGTCCATGTCTCCAGGCAGTGCCTCGCAGATTCTGGCACggaagaagaggagaggg ATCATAGAGAAAAGGCGTAGAGACCGGATCAACCACAGCCTTTCGGAGCTGCGGAGGCTGGTACCAAGTGCTTTCGAGAAACAG GGTTCTTCTAAGTtggaaaaagcagaaattcTGCAGATGACTGTGGACCATCTCAAACTGTTGCATGCAATGGGAGGAAAAG GGTACTTTGACGCAAGGGCATTGGCAGTAGACTACAGGACCCTTGGCTTCAGGGAGTGCGTTGGAGAGGTTGTACGATACCTAAGCTCTCTGGAGGGGGAGTCTCCGGACCCAATAGGAGCTCGCCTCGTTTCCCACCTCTCGCACTGTGCCAGTGAGCTGGACCCTCTCCTCCTACAGTCACCCCCTGCTTCTGCCTTACCCTTCCCTCCCTGGCCATGGACCTCCTTCCCGCCAATTGCCCCTGCTACAACGGCCCCTTCATCGCCATCTTTCCCAAGCAGTCGCAGGGATCTAGCCCTGCTGGGAAGCTACCCATCATCCGCCTCGCTGCGTCTGGCCCCATTGGCTGGCTGTCAGCAGGGTGCCCCGCCGCTCCTCGGACCAACAGCTCTGGCCTCCATTCACAGGGTGGCCTCCCTCCCATCATCTCCTGCTCTAGGCCATTCCAGACCGAACCAGCCATCCCCTCACAGCACCAACTGTGCCTCACCTCTACCTCTCCCGACtgtctcctcttcttctccctgCTCCTCTTCTTCCACTTCATCATCTTCTGCCCCTCCACAAGTGTCCTTCCGGCCTTTTGCACCGCTTGGTTCGCCTA